A single Brachybacterium sillae DNA region contains:
- a CDS encoding monovalent cation/H+ antiporter complex subunit F — translation MSAFEIVLLMVAAVHALAAAMVIHRMIVGPTILDRAVAVDLLTVLLVMGIALYTAETGATWGVVAMLSLTACAFVATLAVARFVAREELRGGRPGTAAEDTPTSTGAHDAIHVTPSHPDFHGADPGRGSTREEEGA, via the coding sequence ATGAGTGCCTTCGAGATCGTGCTGCTGATGGTCGCGGCCGTTCACGCCCTCGCGGCGGCGATGGTGATCCACCGGATGATCGTCGGGCCGACAATCCTGGACCGCGCCGTGGCCGTGGACCTGCTCACCGTGCTGCTGGTGATGGGTATCGCCCTGTACACGGCGGAGACGGGAGCCACCTGGGGAGTGGTCGCGATGCTGTCACTGACAGCCTGCGCGTTCGTCGCGACCCTAGCGGTAGCGCGCTTCGTGGCCCGCGAGGAACTCCGGGGCGGACGCCCCGGCACCGCCGCGGAGGACACCCCCACCTCCACCGGCGCCCACGACGCGATCCATGTGACCCCCTCCCACCCCGACTTCCACGGAGCGGACCCGGGGCGCGGTTCGACGCGGGAGGAGGAGGGCGCATGA
- a CDS encoding Na+/H+ antiporter subunit D, producing the protein METLLALPVLLPLIGAAFALLVQHSLRLQEAVTITTLAVVLAVASVLALTVDRDGPLVLQIGRWTPQLGIVLVGDRLSTLMLVVSSFVTLAVLVYSTGQSVTERLARTPMAIYHPTYLVLVTGVSNAFLAGDLFNLYVGFEVLLAASYVLLTLGGSASRVRAATTYVIVSILSSMIFLSGLAVIYTAVGTVNMAELAVRLDQLPPGVRMTIELLLLVAFAIKAAIFPLSAWLPDSYPTAPAPVTAVFAGLLTKVGIYAIIRLETLLFPQSQTSTLLLIAAALSLVIGILGAVAQTDLKRVLSFTLVSHMGYMLFGIGLSTRMSMTATIFYVAHHIIVQSTLFLAAGLIEAKGGTTNLVRLGGLARTAPLVAVLFFVPAMNLAGIPPLSGFLGKVGLVRAGIAVGTPLAWILVATAVITSLLTLYAIAKIWNRAFWQEPPEPLEDVDRPLPAPMVGATVALVAASLCLTLFAGPLLRFADGAAEDVLQRTPYVEAVLGPDAAQQLVYRIDDQGGKVQVR; encoded by the coding sequence ATGGAGACTCTGCTCGCCCTGCCCGTGCTGCTGCCGCTGATCGGTGCGGCCTTCGCCCTGCTGGTGCAGCACTCCCTGCGGTTGCAGGAGGCCGTCACCATCACCACGCTCGCGGTGGTGCTGGCGGTCGCCTCGGTGCTGGCGCTGACCGTGGACCGTGACGGGCCGCTGGTGCTGCAGATCGGCCGATGGACGCCGCAGCTCGGCATCGTGCTGGTCGGGGACCGGCTCTCGACGCTGATGCTGGTGGTCTCCAGCTTCGTGACCCTCGCGGTGCTGGTGTACTCCACCGGTCAGTCGGTCACCGAACGGCTGGCCCGCACCCCGATGGCGATCTACCACCCCACCTACCTGGTGCTGGTCACCGGGGTGTCGAACGCCTTCCTCGCGGGGGACCTGTTCAACCTGTACGTCGGGTTCGAGGTGCTGTTGGCCGCCAGCTACGTGCTGCTCACCCTCGGGGGGTCCGCCAGCCGGGTGCGCGCCGCCACCACGTACGTCATCGTCTCGATCCTGTCGTCGATGATCTTCCTGTCGGGCCTGGCGGTGATCTACACGGCCGTGGGTACTGTGAACATGGCCGAGCTGGCGGTGCGGCTGGACCAGTTGCCGCCGGGTGTGCGGATGACCATCGAGCTGCTGCTGTTGGTGGCGTTCGCGATCAAGGCGGCGATCTTCCCGCTCTCCGCGTGGCTGCCGGACTCCTACCCGACCGCGCCGGCGCCTGTCACCGCCGTGTTCGCCGGCCTGCTCACCAAGGTGGGCATCTACGCGATTATCCGCCTGGAGACGCTGCTGTTCCCCCAGTCGCAGACCTCCACGCTGCTGCTGATCGCCGCGGCCCTCAGCCTCGTGATCGGGATCCTCGGGGCCGTCGCCCAGACGGACCTCAAACGCGTCCTGTCCTTCACGCTGGTCTCCCACATGGGGTACATGCTCTTCGGCATCGGCCTGTCCACCCGGATGTCGATGACCGCGACGATCTTCTACGTCGCCCACCACATCATCGTGCAGTCCACCCTGTTCCTCGCGGCGGGGCTGATCGAAGCCAAGGGCGGCACGACGAACCTGGTGCGGCTGGGTGGCCTCGCGCGCACCGCGCCCCTGGTGGCTGTCCTGTTCTTCGTCCCCGCGATGAACCTCGCCGGGATCCCGCCGCTGTCCGGGTTCCTGGGGAAGGTGGGGCTGGTGCGTGCCGGTATCGCGGTGGGCACACCGCTGGCGTGGATCCTCGTGGCCACGGCCGTCATTACCAGCCTGCTCACCCTCTACGCGATCGCGAAGATCTGGAACCGTGCCTTCTGGCAGGAACCGCCGGAGCCCCTGGAGGACGTCGACCGTCCGCTGCCGGCCCCGATGGTCGGGGCCACCGTCGCACTGGTCGCGGCGTCTCTGTGCCTGACACTGTTCGCGGGCCCGTTGCTGCGATTCGCCGACGGTGCCGCCGAGGACGTGCTGCAGCGCACCCCCTACGTGGAGGCGGTGCTCGGCCCTGATGCTGCCCAGCAGCTCGTCTACCGCATCGACGACCAGGGAGGGAAGGTGCAGGTGCGATGA
- a CDS encoding Na+/H+ antiporter subunit E, translating to MTSPRLSQLPHRAAGLVIGVAFWCLLWGEVSVKSVLGGIVASLLVHLLFPMPPTSGELTVRPWPFLVLVGRFALDVARSSAQVSRMILRPGPAPRSSVVAVQLASRSDFFLTATALAVTLIPGSVVVEAQRSTGTLFLHVIGAEDEQAVEDARRSAQEQEQRLLRAMARRPVLEEVRSV from the coding sequence ATGACGTCTCCGCGACTGTCCCAGCTTCCCCACCGCGCCGCCGGTCTGGTGATCGGTGTCGCCTTCTGGTGCCTGCTGTGGGGTGAGGTCAGCGTGAAGAGCGTGCTGGGCGGCATCGTCGCCTCGCTGCTGGTGCACCTGCTGTTCCCGATGCCACCGACCAGCGGGGAGCTCACAGTGCGGCCCTGGCCTTTCCTCGTGCTGGTGGGGCGCTTCGCCCTTGATGTGGCTCGCAGCTCCGCTCAGGTGTCCCGCATGATCCTGCGGCCGGGCCCGGCACCGCGCAGTTCCGTGGTGGCGGTGCAGCTGGCCTCCCGGTCCGATTTCTTCCTCACCGCCACGGCCCTGGCGGTGACCCTCATCCCGGGGTCGGTGGTGGTGGAGGCTCAGCGTTCGACCGGCACCCTGTTCCTCCACGTGATCGGTGCGGAGGACGAGCAGGCCGTGGAGGACGCCCGCCGCTCCGCCCAGGAGCAGGAACAGCGGCTTCTGCGGGCCATGGCCCGCCGGCCCGTGCTGGAGGAGGTGCGCAGCGTATGA
- a CDS encoding IS3 family transposase (programmed frameshift) — protein sequence MAAPRKYSEELRDRATRMAMDARKDPATATGAIKRIADQLGIHPEALRTWVRQAEIDGGVRPGTTTDDATRIAQLEREVRELRRANEILKTSAAFFAAGGARPQDQVAREVPTEVVVEYIDTHRDRVVEGRRLGVEPICAVLKDAGVQIAPSTYYAAKNRLPSARAVRDAELIEEIKTVHTDNLGVYGARKVHAELVRKGIAVARCTVERLMRAHGLRGIAREKTRRTTLSEGAETPRPADLVERRFVAEAPNQLWVADLTYIRTYSGWVYAAFVLDVFSRMIVGWQVSTSLRTDLALDALDMGLWARRRAGQDVTGLVHHSDRGVQYRAVRYTERLAEAEAVASVGSRGDSYDNAMAEALNSLFKAECVRNPVMRQGGWKSISDVEIAVAEYVDWYNHRRLHGELGHVPPAEYEATYWATHYPDNRALIEAGTN from the exons ATGGCAGCACCGCGGAAGTACAGCGAGGAGTTGAGGGACCGCGCGACGCGGATGGCGATGGACGCGCGGAAGGACCCTGCGACGGCCACGGGAGCGATCAAGCGGATCGCCGATCAGCTTGGGATTCATCCCGAGGCGTTGCGGACCTGGGTCCGCCAGGCCGAGATCGATGGTGGGGTCCGGCCCGGCACGACGACGGATGACGCGACGCGGATCGCCCAGCTCGAGCGCGAGGTCCGCGAGCTGCGGCGGGCGAACGAGATCCTGAAGACGTCCGCGGCTTTTTTCGCGGCCG GCGGAGCTCGACCGCAAGATCAAGTAGCCCGCGAAGTGCCGACCGAGGTGGTGGTCGAGTACATCGACACCCACCGCGATCGGGTCGTTGAGGGTCGCCGGCTCGGGGTCGAGCCGATCTGCGCCGTGCTCAAGGACGCCGGCGTGCAGATCGCCCCGAGCACCTACTACGCCGCGAAGAACCGTCTCCCGTCGGCGCGCGCCGTGCGGGACGCTGAGCTGATCGAGGAGATCAAGACCGTGCACACCGACAACCTGGGCGTCTACGGGGCTCGGAAGGTCCACGCCGAGCTGGTCCGCAAGGGCATCGCCGTGGCCCGGTGCACCGTTGAGCGGCTCATGCGCGCTCACGGGTTGCGCGGGATCGCGCGGGAGAAGACCCGCCGCACCACCCTGAGCGAGGGCGCCGAGACGCCACGGCCGGCCGACTTGGTCGAGCGGCGGTTCGTCGCCGAGGCACCGAACCAGCTGTGGGTGGCGGATCTGACCTACATCCGCACCTACTCCGGGTGGGTCTACGCCGCGTTCGTCCTGGACGTCTTCTCCCGGATGATCGTCGGCTGGCAAGTCTCGACCTCGCTGCGCACCGACCTGGCCCTGGACGCCCTGGACATGGGTCTGTGGGCCAGGCGTCGCGCCGGGCAGGACGTCACCGGTCTGGTCCACCACTCCGACAGGGGCGTGCAATACCGCGCGGTTCGCTACACCGAGCGGCTCGCCGAGGCCGAGGCTGTCGCCTCGGTGGGGTCCCGCGGCGATTCGTATGACAACGCGATGGCGGAGGCGCTGAACTCGCTGTTCAAGGCCGAGTGCGTGCGCAACCCGGTCATGCGTCAGGGCGGCTGGAAGTCCATCAGCGACGTCGAGATCGCCGTCGCTGAGTACGTCGACTGGTACAACCACCGGCGCCTGCACGGCGAGCTCGGCCACGTCCCGCCCGCCGAGTACGAGGCCACCTACTGGGCCACCCACTACCCTGACAACCGCGCCCTCATCGAGGCCGGAACCAACTAA
- the mnhG gene encoding monovalent cation/H(+) antiporter subunit G yields the protein MSLTEIIASVLLSLGAVLTLVAAIGIERFPDPLLRMHAASKPQSLGIAVTLLGAALVIGSWSAAGILLLVLLAQMTTVPVASAMLGRAAFRRGFVRGGQYVIDELSPRLVQGQDQDDDEDGFVDELDTGENTLAQDHAERFPENFGVEQGLVSASLRPDLASLPNWTEPEAIDDDDALDVDLDDEVEQEASGSRAVD from the coding sequence ATGAGCCTGACCGAGATCATCGCCTCCGTGCTCCTCAGCCTCGGTGCCGTGCTCACCCTCGTCGCGGCGATCGGCATTGAACGGTTCCCCGATCCGCTGCTGCGCATGCACGCCGCGAGCAAGCCGCAGAGTCTGGGCATCGCTGTGACGCTGCTGGGCGCGGCCCTGGTGATCGGTTCGTGGTCGGCGGCAGGCATCCTGCTGCTGGTGCTGCTGGCGCAGATGACCACCGTGCCGGTGGCCAGTGCCATGCTGGGGCGGGCCGCCTTCCGCCGCGGCTTCGTGCGCGGCGGGCAGTACGTGATCGACGAGCTCAGCCCCCGTCTGGTGCAGGGCCAGGACCAGGACGACGACGAAGACGGCTTCGTCGACGAGCTGGACACCGGGGAGAACACCCTGGCCCAGGACCACGCCGAACGGTTCCCCGAGAACTTCGGAGTGGAACAGGGCCTGGTCTCCGCCTCGCTGCGTCCCGACCTCGCCTCCCTGCCGAACTGGACCGAGCCGGAGGCCATCGACGACGACGACGCCCTGGATGTCGACCTCGACGACGAGGTCGAGCAGGAGGCCAGCGGCTCCCGCGCTGTCGACTGA
- a CDS encoding formate--tetrahydrofolate ligase gives MSSENPDLKIAQAATLEPITAIAERAGIPEDALIQYGTVKAKVDPAKIPASGNTSKLVLVTAMSPTPAGEGKSTTTVGLADAFTLKGKKTMVALREPSLGPIMGIKGGATGGGYAQVVPMEDINLHFTGDFHAIQIANNTLAALVDNHIQQGNELNIDPRRIQWKRVLDVNDRALRSIVIGLGGPTQGVPREDGFDIVVASEIMAILCLAKDLQDLKKRIASIVVGMTYDRQPVTVADLKVEGAITLLLKDAIKPNLVQTLGGTPALVHGGPFANIAHGCNSLAATQLAQSLSEVTVTEAGFGSDLGAEKFMDIKARFGDLKPDAVVVVATVRALKMHGGIAKADLGTENIDAALEGTSNLKRHVENVRKFGVEPVIALNRFPTDTEAEIKAVLDWAAENGFKAALSEVWAKGGEGGLAVADEVLKAFDEGNTFHHLYDPEVGVEEALRTIAREVYGAKDVVFEDKAPSQLKMLKRLGWDKLPVCVAKTQYSFSDDPTALGAPEGHVLHVRDLVPKIGAGFVVALTGAIMTMPGLPKAPSALGMGVDEDGNAFGLF, from the coding sequence ATGTCCTCCGAGAACCCGGATCTCAAGATCGCCCAGGCGGCGACGCTCGAGCCGATTACCGCCATCGCCGAGCGCGCCGGCATCCCCGAGGATGCGCTCATCCAGTACGGCACCGTGAAGGCCAAGGTGGATCCGGCGAAGATCCCCGCCTCCGGCAACACCTCCAAGCTTGTGCTCGTCACCGCCATGTCGCCGACCCCGGCCGGTGAGGGCAAGTCCACCACCACCGTCGGCCTCGCCGACGCCTTCACCCTCAAGGGCAAGAAGACGATGGTCGCCCTGCGCGAGCCGTCGCTCGGCCCGATCATGGGCATCAAGGGCGGCGCCACCGGTGGCGGGTACGCCCAGGTGGTGCCGATGGAGGACATCAACCTCCACTTCACCGGCGACTTCCACGCCATCCAGATCGCCAACAACACCCTCGCCGCCCTGGTGGACAACCACATCCAGCAGGGCAACGAGCTGAACATCGACCCGCGCCGCATCCAGTGGAAGCGCGTGCTGGACGTCAACGACCGCGCGCTGCGCTCCATCGTGATCGGCCTGGGCGGCCCCACCCAGGGTGTGCCGCGCGAGGACGGCTTCGACATCGTCGTGGCCTCCGAGATCATGGCGATCCTGTGCCTCGCGAAGGACCTGCAGGACCTCAAGAAGCGCATTGCCAGCATCGTCGTGGGCATGACCTACGACCGCCAGCCGGTGACCGTGGCCGATCTGAAGGTCGAGGGTGCCATCACCCTGCTGCTGAAGGACGCCATCAAGCCGAACCTGGTCCAGACCCTCGGCGGCACCCCCGCCCTGGTGCACGGCGGCCCGTTCGCGAACATCGCCCACGGCTGCAACTCCCTCGCCGCCACCCAGCTGGCGCAGTCGCTGTCCGAGGTCACCGTGACCGAGGCCGGCTTCGGCTCCGACCTGGGTGCGGAGAAGTTCATGGACATCAAGGCCCGCTTCGGCGACCTCAAGCCCGACGCGGTCGTCGTGGTCGCCACCGTCCGCGCGCTGAAGATGCACGGCGGCATCGCCAAGGCCGACCTCGGCACCGAGAACATCGACGCCGCGCTGGAGGGCACCTCCAACCTGAAGCGTCACGTGGAGAACGTGCGCAAGTTCGGTGTGGAGCCGGTCATCGCCCTGAACCGCTTCCCCACCGACACCGAGGCCGAGATCAAGGCCGTGCTCGACTGGGCCGCGGAGAACGGCTTCAAGGCTGCCCTGTCCGAGGTGTGGGCCAAGGGCGGCGAGGGCGGCCTGGCCGTCGCCGACGAGGTCCTCAAGGCCTTCGACGAGGGCAACACCTTCCACCACCTCTACGACCCGGAGGTCGGTGTCGAGGAAGCTCTGCGCACCATCGCCCGTGAGGTGTACGGGGCGAAGGACGTCGTCTTCGAGGACAAGGCTCCGAGCCAGCTGAAGATGCTCAAGCGTCTGGGCTGGGACAAGCTCCCGGTCTGCGTCGCGAAGACCCAGTACTCCTTCTCCGACGACCCGACCGCTCTGGGCGCTCCCGAGGGCCACGTGCTGCACGTGCGTGACCTGGTGCCGAAGATCGGTGCCGGCTTCGTGGTGGCCCTCACCGGCGCCATCATGACCATGCCGGGTCTGCCCAAGGCGCCGTCGGCCCTGGGCATGGGCGTGGACGAGGACGGCAACGCCTTCGGCCTGTTCTGA